CACTCGTCGTCCCGCGACTGACCGCCGTCGGCCACATAACTTTGCGAAAATCCCTCAGAAAATCGAACTCCATGGAATTCAAGGTGCGCCGCCCGAAGGGCGTTTCCCATTTGAACGCGGTCCACAAGCCCGGAATCTGCCGCGGCGAACGCGTGCCCTCCGTGGCGACTTTGTCAAGATTGCTGCTGACGGCTTCGAGCAGACACGCGTTGTAAAAATTCAGCCAATAGGCAAGTTTTTGATTCCGCGTGAAGCCCGCATACCGCTTCTCGGAAACATCTCCGAGCGAATCGATATACTTATCCAGCTTCTTGTGAGCCAGCTTCAATCCCGCGTAATCGACTTTCCCGTCCTTTACATACGATTGAAGAATCTGCTGGAAGGCCTTGTGCTGGTGGTCGAACGGCTTGCCCGCGAGCACCGACGACGACGCCAAAATCAGTGCCAACCCCACGGCTAAGATTAAACGAAACCTCATCAACCGACTCCTTCTCGCAAAAGGTGTGATGC
The DNA window shown above is from Candidatus Lernaella stagnicola and carries:
- a CDS encoding DUF547 domain-containing protein: MRFRLILAVGLALILASSSVLAGKPFDHQHKAFQQILQSYVKDGKVDYAGLKLAHKKLDKYIDSLGDVSEKRYAGFTRNQKLAYWLNFYNACLLEAVSSNLDKVATEGTRSPRQIPGLWTAFKWETPFGRRTLNSMEFDFLRDFRKVMWPTAVSRGTTSGGYLRSHAYTGSNVKDQIRSATRQWIGMKSNFEVDVEKKTLRVSKYLLHFMPDFKGEFMNRGEFMGRTEQEQVFANIFLKFGTNSDAKAMIRKGDFTLVALPKDDTLNEFGAAR